A region of Bacillota bacterium DNA encodes the following proteins:
- a CDS encoding 4Fe-4S dicluster domain-containing protein → MERQIRYQREADLEWAHNFTKHPNCERLLSCIQCGTCSGTCPLSVYMDLTPRQVIAMVREGFREDVLRSKTIWLCASCYACSVECPQNIKITDIMYRLKREAIQSNLYPKRFPIPVLAQEFCELVRRRGRNSEFWVVFRMALRSNPFVLLTMARTGWDLWRTGRLSLRMERIQRVNELQYISAASKEVD, encoded by the coding sequence GTGGAACGGCAGATACGCTACCAGAGGGAGGCAGACCTCGAGTGGGCACACAATTTCACGAAACATCCCAACTGTGAGCGCTTGTTGTCGTGTATTCAGTGTGGAACCTGCTCGGGCACCTGCCCTCTGTCTGTCTACATGGACCTGACGCCGCGTCAGGTCATAGCGATGGTTCGTGAGGGCTTCCGTGAAGACGTACTGCGCTCCAAGACCATCTGGCTGTGTGCCAGTTGCTATGCCTGCAGTGTGGAGTGTCCTCAGAACATCAAGATAACAGACATCATGTACCGCCTGAAGCGCGAAGCCATCCAGAGCAATCTCTACCCCAAGCGTTTTCCCATCCCTGTGCTGGCGCAGGAGTTCTGCGAGCTGGTACGCCGGCGTGGGCGAAACTCGGAGTTCTGGGTGGTGTTTCGCATGGCGCTGCGTTCGAACCCCTTTGTCCTGCTCACCATGGCTCGCACGGGATGGGACCTGTGGCGTACGGGCAGACTATCCCTGCGCATGGAGCGGATCCAGCGGGTGAACGAACTGCAGTACATCTCCGCCGCATCCAAGGAGGTGGACTAA